A part of Girardinichthys multiradiatus isolate DD_20200921_A chromosome 12, DD_fGirMul_XY1, whole genome shotgun sequence genomic DNA contains:
- the LOC124877345 gene encoding ral guanine nucleotide dissociation stimulator-like isoform X7, whose amino-acid sequence MIMLEKQSSTQEIGEEAEEDAIFTITLRKMQLHQSASKGQRWLGVDTDSALSLYETCKVRTIKAGTLERLVEYMVSAFRGKDSTYVTIFLCTYRSFATTKQVLDLLLNRYAKLQNVPAASAHRVSQDDCTELRNTVSSILGAWLDQYSEDFWSPPNYECLHQLLAYLHLHFPGSDLERRARNLLAHFHRRQQCEPDPDGENIGCPFATQEESGFEDELPAFSFLSFDPIMVAEQFTLMDADLFKKVVPYHCLGGIWSQRDKKGKEHLAPTIRATVAQFNSVTNCVITTCLSNPTLKPNQRARLIERWIDVARECRILKNFSSLRAILSALQCNAIHRLKRTWDEVSRESVRTFRELSEIFSDDNNYSLSRELLVKEGTSKFATLEINPKRAQRRHQQQRDLGVMQGTIPYLGTFLTDLVMMDTAMKDYTEGGLINFEKRRKEFEVIAQIKLLQLASNNYSFTQESHFREWFAAVEKLSEAESYNLSCEIEPLSESASNTLRAKKNGGIMKRWSDRQLTEAGCSGGAGSHSKSFDHSHYRPCQGGGGDSGDALSVTSVSSSGSDLEDVNTSFLSDSPEGHERKTSTPSVKLTVSALGREAPAADATSTCPPQFWECTSLSSLDTSGMGSSSGSASGSSSTSSSSVSSSTPLSASRSHKRSVSAVSNYSTLSLPLYNQQVDDCCIIRVSLDVENGNLYKSILVTSQDKTPVVIRKAMIKHNLEREKTEDYELMQKISEDKELRIPDNANVFYAMNSTANYDFVLKKRGLARPVRAKTVASSTLPRMKQKGLKIAKGIF is encoded by the exons agctCGACGCAGGAGATCGGCGAGGAGGCGGAGGAGGATGCCATCTTCACCATCACGCTGAGGAAGATGCAGCTCCACCAGTCAGCCAGCAAGGGCCAGCGATGGCTGGGCGTGGATACAGACTCCGCCCTTAGCCTCTACGAGACGTGCAAGGTGCGAACCATTAAGGCCGGCACGCTGGAGAGGCTGGTGGAGTACATGGTGTCGGCCTTCAGGGGCAAAGACTCCACCTACGTCACCATCTTCCTCTGCACCTACCGATCCTTCGCCACCACCAAGCAGGTGCTGGATCTCCTGCTCAACAG GTACGCCAAGCTCCAGAATGTTCCTGCTGCTTCTGCACACAGAGTCTCCCAGGACGACTGCACAGAGCTGAGAAA CACGGTCTCGTCCATCCTGGGTGCGTGGTTGGACCAGTATTCCGAGGACTTCTGGAGCCCTCCGAACTACGAATGTCTGCACCAACTCCTGGCCTACCTTCACCTCCACTTCCCCGGCTCGGACCTGGAGCGTCGCGCCCGCAACCTGCTAGCCCACTTCCACCGCCGACAGCAGTGTGAGCCTGATCCCGATG GGGAAAACATCGGCTGCCCTTTCGCTACACAGGAAGAGAGCGGCTTTGAGGACGAACTTCCTGCTTTCAGCTTCCTGTCGTTTGACCCCATCATGGTGGCGGAGCAGTTCACGCTCATGGACGCG GACCTGTTTAAGAAGGTGGTGCCGTACCACTGCCTGGGGGGTATCTGGTCTCAGCGGGACAAGAAAGGCAAGGAGCACCTGGCTCCCACAATCAGAGCCACTGTGGCCCAGTTCAACTCGGTGACCAACTGTGTGATCACCACCTGCCTGAGCAACCCGACGCTGAAGCCCAACCAGAGAGCCCGGCTCATCGAGAGGTGGATCGACGTGGCACGG GAGTGTCGGATCCTGAAGAACTTCTCCTCTTTGCGAGCTATCCTGTCTGCCCTGCAATGCAACGCCATCCACCGCCTGAAGAGGACCTGGGATGAAGTATCTCG GGAAAGCGTCAGAACCTTCCGCGAGCTGTCGGAAATCTTCTCCGATGACAATAACTATTCCTTGAGTCGAGAGCTGCTGGTGAAG GAGGGCACCTCCAAGTTTGCAACTTTAGAAATCAACCCCAAGCGAGCTCAGAGGAGACACCAGCAGCAGCGAGACCTG GGAGTCATGCAGGGGACCATCCCTTACTTGGGGACATTCCTGACGGACCTGGTGATGATGGACACTGCCATGAAGGATTACACAGAG GGCGGTCTGATCAACTTCGAGAAGAGAAGGAAG GAGTTTGAGGTGATCGCTCAGATCAAGCTGCTCCAGTTGGCCTCCAACAACTACAGCTTCACTCAGGAAAGCCACTTCAGAGAGTGGTTCGCAGCCGTGGAGAAACTCAGTGAGGCAGAAAG CTACAACCTGTCCTGTGAGATTGAGCCTCTCTCCGAGTCGGCCAGCAACACGCTCAGAGCCAAGAAGAACGGAGGAATCATGAAACGATGGAGCGA CCGCCAGTTGACGGAGGCTGGCTGCAGCGGTGGCGCAGGCTCCCATTCCAAGTCCTTCGACCACTCCCACTACAGACCGTGCCAAGGAGGAGGCGGGGACAGCGGCGACGCCCTCAGCGTCACGTCCGTCAGCTCCAGCGGCTCTGACCTGGAGGATGTGAACACCAGCTTCCTGTCAGATTCACCGGAGGGACACGAGAGGAAG ACGTCGACTCCTTCAGTGAAGCTCACCGTCTCTGCTTTGGGGAGAGAAGCTCCAGCTGCAGATGCGACCTCAACG TGTCCTCCTCAGTTCTGGGAGTGCACGTCCCTGTCCTCTCTGGACACCTCCGGGATGGGATCCAGCTCCGGCTCTGCCTCGGGCTCCAGCAgcacctcctcttcctccgtCTCCTCCTCCACGCCGCTGTCTGCCTCCCGCTCGCACAAACGGTCGGTGTCGGCAGTGTCCAACTACTCGACGCTGTCGCTGCCGCTCTACAACCAGCAGGTGGACGACTGCTGCATCATCCGCGTGAGCCTGGATGTGGAGAACGGCAACTTGTACAAGAGCATCCTG GTGACGAGTCAAGACAAAACTCCGGTGGTGATCAGGAAAGCCATGATCAAACACAACCTGGAGCGGGAGAAAACCGAGGACTACGAGCTGATGCAGAAGATCTCAGAGGACAAAG AGCTCCGGATCCCGGACAATGCCAACGTTTTCTACGCCATGAACTCCACTGCCAACTATGACTTTGTGCTGAAGAAGCgcggcttggcccggccagtgCGGGCCAAGACTGTGGCCAGTTCAACGCTGCCCCGCATGAAACAGAAGGGACTGAAGATCGCTAAAGGGATTTTCTGA
- the LOC124877345 gene encoding ral guanine nucleotide dissociation stimulator-like isoform X4, which produces MRCWARWSCGLLARTGACCWDREDYYHPVQRSDTQSSTQEIGEEAEEDAIFTITLRKMQLHQSASKGQRWLGVDTDSALSLYETCKVRTIKAGTLERLVEYMVSAFRGKDSTYVTIFLCTYRSFATTKQVLDLLLNRYAKLQNVPAASAHRVSQDDCTELRNTVSSILGAWLDQYSEDFWSPPNYECLHQLLAYLHLHFPGSDLERRARNLLAHFHRRQQCEPDPDGENIGCPFATQEESGFEDELPAFSFLSFDPIMVAEQFTLMDADLFKKVVPYHCLGGIWSQRDKKGKEHLAPTIRATVAQFNSVTNCVITTCLSNPTLKPNQRARLIERWIDVARECRILKNFSSLRAILSALQCNAIHRLKRTWDEVSRESVRTFRELSEIFSDDNNYSLSRELLVKEGTSKFATLEINPKRAQRRHQQQRDLGVMQGTIPYLGTFLTDLVMMDTAMKDYTEGGLINFEKRRKEFEVIAQIKLLQLASNNYSFTQESHFREWFAAVEKLSEAESYNLSCEIEPLSESASNTLRAKKNGGIMKRWSDRQLTEAGCSGGAGSHSKSFDHSHYRPCQGGGGDSGDALSVTSVSSSGSDLEDVNTSFLSDSPEGHERKTSTPSVKLTVSALGREAPAADATSTCPPQFWECTSLSSLDTSGMGSSSGSASGSSSTSSSSVSSSTPLSASRSHKRSVSAVSNYSTLSLPLYNQQVDDCCIIRVSLDVENGNLYKSILVTSQDKTPVVIRKAMIKHNLEREKTEDYELMQKISEDKELRIPDNANVFYAMNSTANYDFVLKKRGLARPVRAKTVASSTLPRMKQKGLKIAKGIF; this is translated from the exons agctCGACGCAGGAGATCGGCGAGGAGGCGGAGGAGGATGCCATCTTCACCATCACGCTGAGGAAGATGCAGCTCCACCAGTCAGCCAGCAAGGGCCAGCGATGGCTGGGCGTGGATACAGACTCCGCCCTTAGCCTCTACGAGACGTGCAAGGTGCGAACCATTAAGGCCGGCACGCTGGAGAGGCTGGTGGAGTACATGGTGTCGGCCTTCAGGGGCAAAGACTCCACCTACGTCACCATCTTCCTCTGCACCTACCGATCCTTCGCCACCACCAAGCAGGTGCTGGATCTCCTGCTCAACAG GTACGCCAAGCTCCAGAATGTTCCTGCTGCTTCTGCACACAGAGTCTCCCAGGACGACTGCACAGAGCTGAGAAA CACGGTCTCGTCCATCCTGGGTGCGTGGTTGGACCAGTATTCCGAGGACTTCTGGAGCCCTCCGAACTACGAATGTCTGCACCAACTCCTGGCCTACCTTCACCTCCACTTCCCCGGCTCGGACCTGGAGCGTCGCGCCCGCAACCTGCTAGCCCACTTCCACCGCCGACAGCAGTGTGAGCCTGATCCCGATG GGGAAAACATCGGCTGCCCTTTCGCTACACAGGAAGAGAGCGGCTTTGAGGACGAACTTCCTGCTTTCAGCTTCCTGTCGTTTGACCCCATCATGGTGGCGGAGCAGTTCACGCTCATGGACGCG GACCTGTTTAAGAAGGTGGTGCCGTACCACTGCCTGGGGGGTATCTGGTCTCAGCGGGACAAGAAAGGCAAGGAGCACCTGGCTCCCACAATCAGAGCCACTGTGGCCCAGTTCAACTCGGTGACCAACTGTGTGATCACCACCTGCCTGAGCAACCCGACGCTGAAGCCCAACCAGAGAGCCCGGCTCATCGAGAGGTGGATCGACGTGGCACGG GAGTGTCGGATCCTGAAGAACTTCTCCTCTTTGCGAGCTATCCTGTCTGCCCTGCAATGCAACGCCATCCACCGCCTGAAGAGGACCTGGGATGAAGTATCTCG GGAAAGCGTCAGAACCTTCCGCGAGCTGTCGGAAATCTTCTCCGATGACAATAACTATTCCTTGAGTCGAGAGCTGCTGGTGAAG GAGGGCACCTCCAAGTTTGCAACTTTAGAAATCAACCCCAAGCGAGCTCAGAGGAGACACCAGCAGCAGCGAGACCTG GGAGTCATGCAGGGGACCATCCCTTACTTGGGGACATTCCTGACGGACCTGGTGATGATGGACACTGCCATGAAGGATTACACAGAG GGCGGTCTGATCAACTTCGAGAAGAGAAGGAAG GAGTTTGAGGTGATCGCTCAGATCAAGCTGCTCCAGTTGGCCTCCAACAACTACAGCTTCACTCAGGAAAGCCACTTCAGAGAGTGGTTCGCAGCCGTGGAGAAACTCAGTGAGGCAGAAAG CTACAACCTGTCCTGTGAGATTGAGCCTCTCTCCGAGTCGGCCAGCAACACGCTCAGAGCCAAGAAGAACGGAGGAATCATGAAACGATGGAGCGA CCGCCAGTTGACGGAGGCTGGCTGCAGCGGTGGCGCAGGCTCCCATTCCAAGTCCTTCGACCACTCCCACTACAGACCGTGCCAAGGAGGAGGCGGGGACAGCGGCGACGCCCTCAGCGTCACGTCCGTCAGCTCCAGCGGCTCTGACCTGGAGGATGTGAACACCAGCTTCCTGTCAGATTCACCGGAGGGACACGAGAGGAAG ACGTCGACTCCTTCAGTGAAGCTCACCGTCTCTGCTTTGGGGAGAGAAGCTCCAGCTGCAGATGCGACCTCAACG TGTCCTCCTCAGTTCTGGGAGTGCACGTCCCTGTCCTCTCTGGACACCTCCGGGATGGGATCCAGCTCCGGCTCTGCCTCGGGCTCCAGCAgcacctcctcttcctccgtCTCCTCCTCCACGCCGCTGTCTGCCTCCCGCTCGCACAAACGGTCGGTGTCGGCAGTGTCCAACTACTCGACGCTGTCGCTGCCGCTCTACAACCAGCAGGTGGACGACTGCTGCATCATCCGCGTGAGCCTGGATGTGGAGAACGGCAACTTGTACAAGAGCATCCTG GTGACGAGTCAAGACAAAACTCCGGTGGTGATCAGGAAAGCCATGATCAAACACAACCTGGAGCGGGAGAAAACCGAGGACTACGAGCTGATGCAGAAGATCTCAGAGGACAAAG AGCTCCGGATCCCGGACAATGCCAACGTTTTCTACGCCATGAACTCCACTGCCAACTATGACTTTGTGCTGAAGAAGCgcggcttggcccggccagtgCGGGCCAAGACTGTGGCCAGTTCAACGCTGCCCCGCATGAAACAGAAGGGACTGAAGATCGCTAAAGGGATTTTCTGA
- the LOC124877345 gene encoding ral guanine nucleotide dissociation stimulator-like isoform X5 produces the protein MEARSLFSLHRALAQPVKMCMFDFPVSILDDLSSTQEIGEEAEEDAIFTITLRKMQLHQSASKGQRWLGVDTDSALSLYETCKVRTIKAGTLERLVEYMVSAFRGKDSTYVTIFLCTYRSFATTKQVLDLLLNRYAKLQNVPAASAHRVSQDDCTELRNTVSSILGAWLDQYSEDFWSPPNYECLHQLLAYLHLHFPGSDLERRARNLLAHFHRRQQCEPDPDGENIGCPFATQEESGFEDELPAFSFLSFDPIMVAEQFTLMDADLFKKVVPYHCLGGIWSQRDKKGKEHLAPTIRATVAQFNSVTNCVITTCLSNPTLKPNQRARLIERWIDVARECRILKNFSSLRAILSALQCNAIHRLKRTWDEVSRESVRTFRELSEIFSDDNNYSLSRELLVKEGTSKFATLEINPKRAQRRHQQQRDLGVMQGTIPYLGTFLTDLVMMDTAMKDYTEGGLINFEKRRKEFEVIAQIKLLQLASNNYSFTQESHFREWFAAVEKLSEAESYNLSCEIEPLSESASNTLRAKKNGGIMKRWSDRQLTEAGCSGGAGSHSKSFDHSHYRPCQGGGGDSGDALSVTSVSSSGSDLEDVNTSFLSDSPEGHERKTSTPSVKLTVSALGREAPAADATSTCPPQFWECTSLSSLDTSGMGSSSGSASGSSSTSSSSVSSSTPLSASRSHKRSVSAVSNYSTLSLPLYNQQVDDCCIIRVSLDVENGNLYKSILVTSQDKTPVVIRKAMIKHNLEREKTEDYELMQKISEDKELRIPDNANVFYAMNSTANYDFVLKKRGLARPVRAKTVASSTLPRMKQKGLKIAKGIF, from the exons agctCGACGCAGGAGATCGGCGAGGAGGCGGAGGAGGATGCCATCTTCACCATCACGCTGAGGAAGATGCAGCTCCACCAGTCAGCCAGCAAGGGCCAGCGATGGCTGGGCGTGGATACAGACTCCGCCCTTAGCCTCTACGAGACGTGCAAGGTGCGAACCATTAAGGCCGGCACGCTGGAGAGGCTGGTGGAGTACATGGTGTCGGCCTTCAGGGGCAAAGACTCCACCTACGTCACCATCTTCCTCTGCACCTACCGATCCTTCGCCACCACCAAGCAGGTGCTGGATCTCCTGCTCAACAG GTACGCCAAGCTCCAGAATGTTCCTGCTGCTTCTGCACACAGAGTCTCCCAGGACGACTGCACAGAGCTGAGAAA CACGGTCTCGTCCATCCTGGGTGCGTGGTTGGACCAGTATTCCGAGGACTTCTGGAGCCCTCCGAACTACGAATGTCTGCACCAACTCCTGGCCTACCTTCACCTCCACTTCCCCGGCTCGGACCTGGAGCGTCGCGCCCGCAACCTGCTAGCCCACTTCCACCGCCGACAGCAGTGTGAGCCTGATCCCGATG GGGAAAACATCGGCTGCCCTTTCGCTACACAGGAAGAGAGCGGCTTTGAGGACGAACTTCCTGCTTTCAGCTTCCTGTCGTTTGACCCCATCATGGTGGCGGAGCAGTTCACGCTCATGGACGCG GACCTGTTTAAGAAGGTGGTGCCGTACCACTGCCTGGGGGGTATCTGGTCTCAGCGGGACAAGAAAGGCAAGGAGCACCTGGCTCCCACAATCAGAGCCACTGTGGCCCAGTTCAACTCGGTGACCAACTGTGTGATCACCACCTGCCTGAGCAACCCGACGCTGAAGCCCAACCAGAGAGCCCGGCTCATCGAGAGGTGGATCGACGTGGCACGG GAGTGTCGGATCCTGAAGAACTTCTCCTCTTTGCGAGCTATCCTGTCTGCCCTGCAATGCAACGCCATCCACCGCCTGAAGAGGACCTGGGATGAAGTATCTCG GGAAAGCGTCAGAACCTTCCGCGAGCTGTCGGAAATCTTCTCCGATGACAATAACTATTCCTTGAGTCGAGAGCTGCTGGTGAAG GAGGGCACCTCCAAGTTTGCAACTTTAGAAATCAACCCCAAGCGAGCTCAGAGGAGACACCAGCAGCAGCGAGACCTG GGAGTCATGCAGGGGACCATCCCTTACTTGGGGACATTCCTGACGGACCTGGTGATGATGGACACTGCCATGAAGGATTACACAGAG GGCGGTCTGATCAACTTCGAGAAGAGAAGGAAG GAGTTTGAGGTGATCGCTCAGATCAAGCTGCTCCAGTTGGCCTCCAACAACTACAGCTTCACTCAGGAAAGCCACTTCAGAGAGTGGTTCGCAGCCGTGGAGAAACTCAGTGAGGCAGAAAG CTACAACCTGTCCTGTGAGATTGAGCCTCTCTCCGAGTCGGCCAGCAACACGCTCAGAGCCAAGAAGAACGGAGGAATCATGAAACGATGGAGCGA CCGCCAGTTGACGGAGGCTGGCTGCAGCGGTGGCGCAGGCTCCCATTCCAAGTCCTTCGACCACTCCCACTACAGACCGTGCCAAGGAGGAGGCGGGGACAGCGGCGACGCCCTCAGCGTCACGTCCGTCAGCTCCAGCGGCTCTGACCTGGAGGATGTGAACACCAGCTTCCTGTCAGATTCACCGGAGGGACACGAGAGGAAG ACGTCGACTCCTTCAGTGAAGCTCACCGTCTCTGCTTTGGGGAGAGAAGCTCCAGCTGCAGATGCGACCTCAACG TGTCCTCCTCAGTTCTGGGAGTGCACGTCCCTGTCCTCTCTGGACACCTCCGGGATGGGATCCAGCTCCGGCTCTGCCTCGGGCTCCAGCAgcacctcctcttcctccgtCTCCTCCTCCACGCCGCTGTCTGCCTCCCGCTCGCACAAACGGTCGGTGTCGGCAGTGTCCAACTACTCGACGCTGTCGCTGCCGCTCTACAACCAGCAGGTGGACGACTGCTGCATCATCCGCGTGAGCCTGGATGTGGAGAACGGCAACTTGTACAAGAGCATCCTG GTGACGAGTCAAGACAAAACTCCGGTGGTGATCAGGAAAGCCATGATCAAACACAACCTGGAGCGGGAGAAAACCGAGGACTACGAGCTGATGCAGAAGATCTCAGAGGACAAAG AGCTCCGGATCCCGGACAATGCCAACGTTTTCTACGCCATGAACTCCACTGCCAACTATGACTTTGTGCTGAAGAAGCgcggcttggcccggccagtgCGGGCCAAGACTGTGGCCAGTTCAACGCTGCCCCGCATGAAACAGAAGGGACTGAAGATCGCTAAAGGGATTTTCTGA
- the LOC124877345 gene encoding ral guanine nucleotide dissociation stimulator-like isoform X3, giving the protein MVFFPGMQSEAGSVKPGQLLEMFDSSWKVRSIWDGVKLEVVEDRSPVVLHSFTHLDPDLPLSESSTQEIGEEAEEDAIFTITLRKMQLHQSASKGQRWLGVDTDSALSLYETCKVRTIKAGTLERLVEYMVSAFRGKDSTYVTIFLCTYRSFATTKQVLDLLLNRYAKLQNVPAASAHRVSQDDCTELRNTVSSILGAWLDQYSEDFWSPPNYECLHQLLAYLHLHFPGSDLERRARNLLAHFHRRQQWENIGCPFATQEESGFEDELPAFSFLSFDPIMVAEQFTLMDADLFKKVVPYHCLGGIWSQRDKKGKEHLAPTIRATVAQFNSVTNCVITTCLSNPTLKPNQRARLIERWIDVARECRILKNFSSLRAILSALQCNAIHRLKRTWDEVSRESVRTFRELSEIFSDDNNYSLSRELLVKEGTSKFATLEINPKRAQRRHQQQRDLGVMQGTIPYLGTFLTDLVMMDTAMKDYTEGGLINFEKRRKEFEVIAQIKLLQLASNNYSFTQESHFREWFAAVEKLSEAESYNLSCEIEPLSESASNTLRAKKNGGIMKRWSDRQLTEAGCSGGAGSHSKSFDHSHYRPCQGGGGDSGDALSVTSVSSSGSDLEDVNTSFLSDSPEGHERKTSTPSVKLTVSALGREAPAADATSTCPPQFWECTSLSSLDTSGMGSSSGSASGSSSTSSSSVSSSTPLSASRSHKRSVSAVSNYSTLSLPLYNQQVDDCCIIRVSLDVENGNLYKSILVTSQDKTPVVIRKAMIKHNLEREKTEDYELMQKISEDKELRIPDNANVFYAMNSTANYDFVLKKRGLARPVRAKTVASSTLPRMKQKGLKIAKGIF; this is encoded by the exons agctCGACGCAGGAGATCGGCGAGGAGGCGGAGGAGGATGCCATCTTCACCATCACGCTGAGGAAGATGCAGCTCCACCAGTCAGCCAGCAAGGGCCAGCGATGGCTGGGCGTGGATACAGACTCCGCCCTTAGCCTCTACGAGACGTGCAAGGTGCGAACCATTAAGGCCGGCACGCTGGAGAGGCTGGTGGAGTACATGGTGTCGGCCTTCAGGGGCAAAGACTCCACCTACGTCACCATCTTCCTCTGCACCTACCGATCCTTCGCCACCACCAAGCAGGTGCTGGATCTCCTGCTCAACAG GTACGCCAAGCTCCAGAATGTTCCTGCTGCTTCTGCACACAGAGTCTCCCAGGACGACTGCACAGAGCTGAGAAA CACGGTCTCGTCCATCCTGGGTGCGTGGTTGGACCAGTATTCCGAGGACTTCTGGAGCCCTCCGAACTACGAATGTCTGCACCAACTCCTGGCCTACCTTCACCTCCACTTCCCCGGCTCGGACCTGGAGCGTCGCGCCCGCAACCTGCTAGCCCACTTCCACCGCCGACAGCAGT GGGAAAACATCGGCTGCCCTTTCGCTACACAGGAAGAGAGCGGCTTTGAGGACGAACTTCCTGCTTTCAGCTTCCTGTCGTTTGACCCCATCATGGTGGCGGAGCAGTTCACGCTCATGGACGCG GACCTGTTTAAGAAGGTGGTGCCGTACCACTGCCTGGGGGGTATCTGGTCTCAGCGGGACAAGAAAGGCAAGGAGCACCTGGCTCCCACAATCAGAGCCACTGTGGCCCAGTTCAACTCGGTGACCAACTGTGTGATCACCACCTGCCTGAGCAACCCGACGCTGAAGCCCAACCAGAGAGCCCGGCTCATCGAGAGGTGGATCGACGTGGCACGG GAGTGTCGGATCCTGAAGAACTTCTCCTCTTTGCGAGCTATCCTGTCTGCCCTGCAATGCAACGCCATCCACCGCCTGAAGAGGACCTGGGATGAAGTATCTCG GGAAAGCGTCAGAACCTTCCGCGAGCTGTCGGAAATCTTCTCCGATGACAATAACTATTCCTTGAGTCGAGAGCTGCTGGTGAAG GAGGGCACCTCCAAGTTTGCAACTTTAGAAATCAACCCCAAGCGAGCTCAGAGGAGACACCAGCAGCAGCGAGACCTG GGAGTCATGCAGGGGACCATCCCTTACTTGGGGACATTCCTGACGGACCTGGTGATGATGGACACTGCCATGAAGGATTACACAGAG GGCGGTCTGATCAACTTCGAGAAGAGAAGGAAG GAGTTTGAGGTGATCGCTCAGATCAAGCTGCTCCAGTTGGCCTCCAACAACTACAGCTTCACTCAGGAAAGCCACTTCAGAGAGTGGTTCGCAGCCGTGGAGAAACTCAGTGAGGCAGAAAG CTACAACCTGTCCTGTGAGATTGAGCCTCTCTCCGAGTCGGCCAGCAACACGCTCAGAGCCAAGAAGAACGGAGGAATCATGAAACGATGGAGCGA CCGCCAGTTGACGGAGGCTGGCTGCAGCGGTGGCGCAGGCTCCCATTCCAAGTCCTTCGACCACTCCCACTACAGACCGTGCCAAGGAGGAGGCGGGGACAGCGGCGACGCCCTCAGCGTCACGTCCGTCAGCTCCAGCGGCTCTGACCTGGAGGATGTGAACACCAGCTTCCTGTCAGATTCACCGGAGGGACACGAGAGGAAG ACGTCGACTCCTTCAGTGAAGCTCACCGTCTCTGCTTTGGGGAGAGAAGCTCCAGCTGCAGATGCGACCTCAACG TGTCCTCCTCAGTTCTGGGAGTGCACGTCCCTGTCCTCTCTGGACACCTCCGGGATGGGATCCAGCTCCGGCTCTGCCTCGGGCTCCAGCAgcacctcctcttcctccgtCTCCTCCTCCACGCCGCTGTCTGCCTCCCGCTCGCACAAACGGTCGGTGTCGGCAGTGTCCAACTACTCGACGCTGTCGCTGCCGCTCTACAACCAGCAGGTGGACGACTGCTGCATCATCCGCGTGAGCCTGGATGTGGAGAACGGCAACTTGTACAAGAGCATCCTG GTGACGAGTCAAGACAAAACTCCGGTGGTGATCAGGAAAGCCATGATCAAACACAACCTGGAGCGGGAGAAAACCGAGGACTACGAGCTGATGCAGAAGATCTCAGAGGACAAAG AGCTCCGGATCCCGGACAATGCCAACGTTTTCTACGCCATGAACTCCACTGCCAACTATGACTTTGTGCTGAAGAAGCgcggcttggcccggccagtgCGGGCCAAGACTGTGGCCAGTTCAACGCTGCCCCGCATGAAACAGAAGGGACTGAAGATCGCTAAAGGGATTTTCTGA